Within the Phaseolus vulgaris cultivar G19833 chromosome 9, P. vulgaris v2.0, whole genome shotgun sequence genome, the region AACTTAAATAGATATTAAAGTTAAGTAAACATCGACTTACTCATcgttaaatattaaaaataaattagatattttagTGTTGgatataaatatgaaaaataaatatgattaacataaagtaaactatgtgtttcctttattttatttattcattgccgataaaaaaaacataaagtaAACTATAGAACTTTCATCTGGTGGAAAATTTGTAGAAAATCTGGAAGTTGGAGATTTTGGGGTTTTAACTTTGAAGACCGTTTTAAGTGAGAAGTTGGTAACAGGAAGTGTATTAAGTTCTGGGAGGATCGGTGGGTAGGTAACGAATCCTTGAAGAATGAGTTTCCAAGGCTTTTTTCTCTGTGTGGCGAGAAAGATGTGTCATTGGAACATTGTGAGTCTTGGAAAAATGGTGTATGGGAGTGGTCTTTGGCGTGGAGAAGAAGTCTTTTTGATTGGGAGAAGGACTAGCTTTGTCAACTCCTCGAGGTAGTGCACAACTCGTGCCATGTATTGGGTAAAGTTGATAGGTGGGTCTGGAAAGAAAAACAAGTCTCATGTGTTTTCTATTAATTTGGCATATAGGAAACTTAGAGGGAGGTCCGAGGGGGTATGGTCGGGGATGTTTTGTTGGTTTAGGAAGATTAAGGTCCTGCCTTCTGCTCATGTTACCGCTTGGAGGGTGCTGGAAAACAAGATTGTCACTAAGGCAAATTTACTTACACGTGAGATTGTGATCGAAAGCGCTCTTTGTTGTTTATGTGGGGTAAAATTGAAAGAGACTAatcatatgttctttgattgtAGAATAGTCTGGTTGGTGTGGAACCTCTGTTTTAAGTGGTTAGGCATTTTTTCGGTTACCCATGGTTCTTACTCTCATTTTTTGCAGTTCGAGATGTGTAATGTTTCTGAGTCGGTCAATTTAGGGATGGGGAGTATTTGGATTGTAGTGGTTAGTGAGATTTGGAGTCACAAGAAAATGATTTTATTCAAAGGTGGAGGGTTGGACTATTCTGAGATCTTTTCTTTaactcaattaaaggtttggtcttggattactTATAAATTCTCCTATGTTTGTTTctcttattctgattggtgtcttgtTCCTCTAGATTGCCTTATTTCGCTTTAGCTGTTGTGTGGTTGTGGTTTTTGGCAGGACTTGTTTTGAATTGTTAGTAGGAAGGTGTGTGATGTAAGGATGTATCCGTTTTTTTGTATACGGATTGGATCATCCCTGAAGTgatttttatgtatatattaattgcttattattgataaaaaaacataaagtaaactatattcattttaataaatattaaatataaattagattggtattatttaaataaatattaaaaataaattatattaatattcgttaaattgattttaacttaaacaaatattaaaattaaataatatgaactTAGcactaatttaataaatagtaaaagtcaattaacattattaaactgtgcataatttaataattttaaattttttttattctagttTATACATTTTCtactagaataaaaaaaatattaaaattaatacatAAGGGAATTTGATCAAGAAGGTCTTGTAACATTAGGTGCTTTTGAACTATCAACTAGTCACTAGTCTACTATGTGAAATGCTCTAAGAATTTTAAACACGATTTGTAATAAATCAATCACACAAATCTTTATTCTAGTTCAACACAAATCATTTGTGATAAAACACTCACTACTTCTAAGTTCATAACAAATTTAATCACCAATCAACTAGAAAAAATCCAAGACTCAGAATAATTGCACTATGAACCTTCTCCAGCAACACTTTCATGTCTTTATCATTCTAGGTTACATCAAGCTTGAATTCACCTTCAAAAGCTTCAAGAAGGTCTTGTTGAACTAGAAGAACAAACATCTTCAACTACCACAACTCGAAATCATTCAAGCTGGTGAATTTCTCAACTTTATACTTTACGAAAGTCATGATGATTGAGTTTCCTCGCTTCATGCTTACTGCACCAGTTTGTAAGGAAATAACTCACAATTCACTAGATCGTCTACCAACAGAAACACACAGATATTCTGGAGTTCAAATACTCAGCGACATCTGGTAATGACCATGCACGGCCTTGCTACcattcttggtggtggagagatttagaaaaaatatgtaGGGAGGGTAATGGGGAAGGCTGGTTCCAACAAGCTGTTACATGGAATGTCAGATCCGGGGACTTGGTGCGCTTTTGGGAGGATCCGTGGGTTAACAACAAAGGTATCAAGGAGTTATATCCTAGATTATTCTCTATCTCTCTCAATCAAGGGATGAAGGTGGGTGAGACTGGATTCTGGGACAGTTATGGGTGGCATTGGCACTTAAATTGGAGAAGGGAAAGATTCCATTGGGAATCCATTCTAGAGGATGAATTATCAGAAGTATTATCTAGGGGTGTTATGCACAAGGATTCTAAGCGTTTTTAGGATGTTATGGAAGACCAAAGCTTTCCCAAAAGCTCTTATAACAGCTTGGAGAATCCTCCTGGACAGAATCCCAACTCGTCAGAATCTTATGGTACAAGGGATTATGGTGAATTCTCCTCTATGTGTTTTATGTAACCAGTCAGTAGAAACTGCCCAGCATCTGTTCTTGGATTGTACCTTTGCTTATCGTGTCTGGACGCTATGCTCTATATGGATAGGTGTTCTGGGTGCATACAATAAGGATATATGCAACcattttttgaattttcatcTTTCTAATTTGTCCGAGAAGCAGAACCAGGTCTGGAAGGGAGTGTGGGTGGCCATTCTACGCTGCATATGGGAGCACAGGAACAATGTGATCTTCAGACAAGGGATCCCTGACCATGAGGAAGCCTTTCAAGCAGCTCAACTTATGTCCTGGCTTTGGCTGAAACATAGGGAAGGGTCATTTTCCTATGCTTTCTCTGATTGGATCTTAAATCCAATACAATGCATGTTGTGTGTACGCTGAGTATCCTTGGCAGAACAGGTGGTTTCCGAAGGTCTGTTCACATCAAAAGTAAACCAAGCAGGGTCTCCATGTGGTTTGTTGATAGAGAGACACCATAATTGAATTGGGTTCGTTGGTGACGTTGGGTATCCTATTTGGGCTTCGATGCTGCAAGTACGGTGCTATCACTGGGACGAGTAGGGGAACCTGGTCAGGTTGCTCTTTTATCAGTTTCGGTTGGCTACACTAATTTTATGTGGATTCCGAGTCATGCTGGAGATAACCAAGAAATGGGTCTGGTTGGACCCCTAATTATCTTGAAATCTTGTGCTGGTTTGATTCTGTTTAGCAGGTGTCTTTGGAGGATATAAACGCTGCTTTGGTCTTCACGAGTTGAGTCTGTCTTAGGTAACAGGCCTTTTGTTGGAGCTAGACTTTTTTCTGGAAGTTGATAGTGGTTGGAGGAGGTATGAAATAGGGTATGCTTGGTTAGGAAGTTTTATGAACGAGAAGACCTAAGTTGTAACTGGCACTGTTGGAACCCCTGTTCGGGCACTGTTAATGCAGTTTTTATATGATGTTGTCTTGAAGGATATGATCAACTTTCTGTTCTCTTGAGTAGATGTGGGTGGTGCCTGGGAAGGATGGAATGTACAAGTTGTTTGTATAGTTGTTCACGTGAGCTGGTTCTGCTTTTCAGGGACCAATCTTTTTGATGCTTTGTGGAGGAAATGGACCTTGGCTCACGTTTATTGCTATAAGCCCAAGTTTTGTTGAAAAGATTAGGCATGCaacatctttatttttatttttattctcctGTTGTAACTGTTGTTTAGACTTGTTGTTGTTggttctgtataagggttgggacacctcTGAAGTGTcccctttaatttatttaattctttgctgaaaaaaaaaacacagatAGTTAAACAGAAAGAATAACAAAGAAAACATACAAGAAATTAACGTGGTTTAATTGAAGTGTTAACTAACTTTAATATACATTCTGAGTCAAAAATTGgttaaaaacatatattacaATTCAAAGTAAAGACTAATTAAAGGTCAACCCAATGCAAAAGAGGAAGTTATAATTAACGTGGGGATAGACAATTTGATATTTCTGTGTGCTCTCAAGACAAATATTCCAAGAAGACAAATACATAGTGTTAAATTATCAAACCATCTACTTCATCAAATAATCTAAAAAtctttgaacattttttttatttttctttacattacattaaaaaaaagacATAATATTAATTTGGAAAACATAAAAGGAATAAAGTAAAAATACTCTTTTATCAtctagataatttttttttattatcagacaaaataaattaatataaactattttagaggtgactcaacccttatacataatcATAATAGAACAGTTCCTCAAAACCCCTTCTAACCTACCTAATCCTTATAATCTTAAAACAACAAACACCCTagtcaaagaaataaatcttGTATAAACTCACTTAATTAAAAACATACAAATACAAGCCATTGATAAATATTCATATTCTTTCATATTCTTCTCATAAAATCATAAAAGAGGAGCATCGATCTACCTGACTTTAATTTGGAATTACCACATAATGTAAAATATGCATATTCTTTGTCAGTGGAAAAGATCAAACgaattttatcaaaaaaaaatttaaaaaaagcaTTAATCCTATATTATCATGATGGAACGCgtgtgtttaatatttttttattaataataaataaattaaataaaaaagatatttaagATATATTCTAAATACAGAAATCTGAATTAAACATGAAGAGAGCATACAAAAACACATCTGCCACTAAATTCAGAAACTGATGGATATTAATTTTACTGCAACATTCTACCCAATTGTTTCAAGATTTCACAATTCAATCATATATACTTAACCTAACTAAGTAATATGAATATCTTTTGTaacatgtaatttttttctcagaaaaaaataaaaaaataaaaaaaaaataaataaataaatatatatatatatatatatatatatatatattctgtaTAAGGTTTGTTTAGcaactgttttttttatgtaattaaacAAGGTTTTGGAGTAACATTTTCGTTGATTTTACTATATGACGTATAAGAGTGTCTCTCTTAGATTTTGGAGATCCTTAATAAGATTGGAACATCTTATTTTATTCATGGGAAGGGGGTAAATGTATGGGTATTGCTTGCAGAGGGGATGAAGTAGAGGTAGTTAAGGAATATAAGTGCATGGAAGTGAGAGACGCGGAGTGTATACAGAGGTTTGAGGAGGGAAAGAAGACTGGTTTTTATGCTGATCATTAGTTTAAATATTAGAGGTTTAGGGGGAGGAACCAAAGCCAGATACTTGAGGCAAGTTATTGCGTGTGAGGGAGCAGAAATCGTATGCATCCAAGAAACAAAGACCACTGTTTTTTCCGATTCTAGATGTTTTGCGTTGTGGGGGGATAATGAGGTGGGATGGATACACAATGAAGGTGAAAATGGAGGAGGTAGTTTGCTCACTATGAGGAAGAAGTCTGTGTTCGGGTATGAGAGTCATGTCATGGGAAAGGGGTTTATTGTTTTTTTCGGGAAACATATAAGCACTGCTATGAGATGTGTAATTGTAAATGTTTACGCTGCTTGTGCATACACAGAAAAGGTGAAGCTTTGGGAGGATTTGACTAACATTAAAGCAGCATCACAGGATCTGTTATGGTGTTTTTGTGGGGATTTTAATGCAATAAGAAACAGAAGTGAGAGGAAGAGTATTAATAGTACAGTGGGTTGCTCTAGGGAGATCTACGGTTTCAATAATTTCATTGAAACAAATCTGTTGTTAGATTTGCCTTTAGTAGGGAAAAATTACACTTGGTTTAAGGCAAATGGCTCGGCGAAAAGTAGATTGGATAGAATCCTTGTAACTGAAGAGTGGCTACAGATATGGCCAAGAAGTAAGCAGTATATTCAGCGGAGGGAAGTATCGGACCACTGTGCCATTGTGGTTAAATCGGTTGACAAGGATTGGGGGCCTAGACCATTCAGAACCATTGATGCATGGCATATGGAAAGGGGATTCTCTGGGATGGTGAAAGAAAAGTGGCAGTCATATGTTGTTCAGGGGAATGAGATAACAAAGCTCAAGGACAAACTGAAAAGGCTGAAGGGAGATCTGAAGGTATGGAATAGAGATGTATACGGAAACCTACATATCAAGAGGAGAGTAATTCTACAAGAAATGGATAGCATGGACTGTCAGGAGCTTACTGATGTCCAACATGAAAGTGTAAGGGTGGAAAGAGTGGAATTGTTGAGTCAACTGCGTGAGATTGATAGGAAAATCGACTCACTTCTAAGTCAAAAGGCTAGAATGAACTGGCTGAAATTCGGGGATGCATGCACCAAATTCTATCATTCATCCATTAGACGGAGAAGACTTAGAAATGAACTCAAGGGTGTGGAAGTGGGGGGccaatggtgtgaggaacctTGCACGGTTCGAATAGAAGCAAAGAAGttgtttgaaaatatatttaaagcaATAAAGGACCTGGGGGTGCGGCTTGATGTAGttgattttaaaagaattaGTCAGGAGGAAAACTTGTTTCTTCTGGCAGCGTTTACAGAGGAGGAAATCAAGGAAGCGGTATGGCAATGTGAAGGGTCCAAGAGTCCTGGTCCGGATGGGTTCAACTTCAACTTCATTAAAAAAAGCTGGGATTTTATCAAAGATGAGCTAATTACAACTTTGGTTGTGTTCCATGATACAGGTACTATACCAAAGGGCTGCAATGCATCATTTATAGCATTGGTACCAAAAGTAAGGGATCCATCTAAGCTGGAACAGTATAGACCAATATCTTTAGTGGGGGCTTTTTATAAAGTCATATCGAAGGTGTTGGCGGGCAGACTTAAAAAAGTGTTACCCTCTGTTATTGATGAATGTCAATCAGCTTTCTTAAAAGACAGAGGGATTCTTGATAGCGTTCTCATGGCAAATGAAATAGTAGAGGATCTGAGGAGGAGTGGGAGATCTGGGTTGTGTCTGAAGGTGGATTTTGAGAAAGCTTATGATTTAGTTAGTTGGGAGTTTCTCTATGATATGCTCTTAAAATTGGGTTTCCAAAGTAAATGGGTTGAATGGATGCGTGGATGTCTGGAATCTGCATCAGTCTCGGTGCTTGTGAATGGTAGTCCAACAGAGGAATTCAAGCCAACAAGAGGCTTGAGGCAGGGTGATCCCCTCGCTCCCTTCCTTTTCTTAGTGGTTGTAGAGGGTATAGCTGGGTTAGTAAGGCAAGCAAAGAAGGCTAACCTACTATCAGGTGTCAAGATTGGGAGAAAAAAGGTTGAACTCTGTTCTCTGCAATTTGCAGATGACACTTTATTCTTCTGTGAGGAATCTCGTAGTAATGTGGTGGCTATTAAGGCAATCCTTAGGGGGTTCGAGCTAGCGTCAGGACTGAAGATTAATTTCCACAAATCCAGAATTGCAGGTGTAAATGTTAACCAAAATGCCATGGTCTGCTATGCAAAAATCTTGAATTGTGGTCAAATGGGAGTTCCGTTTAAGTATTTGGGCTTGGAGGTGGGAGGGAACCCAAGAAAGACTGCTTTCTGGGAGCCGGTTCTAAGTAAACTAAGAGCAAGACTTAATGCATGGAGAGGGAGATTTCTATCTTTGGCAGGGAGAATTTGTCTCATCAAATCAGTTTTAACAGCAGTCCCGCTTTTCTACCTTTCGCTTTATAAAGCACCTGTTTGTGTATGCAGAAGCATTATCAGCTTACAAAGGAGGTTCCTATGGGGTTGGGGGAAGGAGAAGAAACCGATCGCTTGGCTAAGTTGGGAAGTGCTGTGTAAACCAAAGGAGGAAGGTGGTTTGGGAATCAGAGATATTAGGAAGTTCAATTATGCTCTTCTGGCTAAATGGAGGTGGCGTCTGTTATCTGAAGAGAAAGGGAGGTGGAAGGAGATGCTGTTTTCCAAGTATGTGGAGGATTTAGAATATTGGCAAGCACCAATAAAAACCCAAtcctggtggtggagagacttaCAGAAAGTGTGCACGGAGGGAGAAGGAGAAGGTTGGTTTAATCAGCAAGTCGTATGGAAAGTAGGAAGTGGAAACAAAGTAAGATTTTGGGAGGATGCTTGGGTCGGTAATAGTAGCCTCAAAACTCTATTCCCTAGGCTTTATTCAATTTCTTTGAACCAGGGCCAAAAGGTGGAAGAGGTTGGCTCTTGGGTAGACTCAGTGTGGGAATGGAAACATAGGTGGAGAAGAGCAAGATTCGAGTGGGAAAGCATGTTGGAGTCAGATCTGGCTGTGCACTTATCAAGAGTTAGGCTAACTAGGGATTAGGAAGATATACGGGTGTGGGGTTTTGAGGATTTGGGGCTGTTTTCTGTCAATTCTGCATATGAATGTATTGCCCATCCAGTTAGAAGATCCCAAAATGATGTGTTTAGCTATCTTTGGAAAATCAAAACCTTCCCCAATGTGATAACCACAACATGGAGAGTTCTTATAGGCAGAATACCTACAAGGGAAAGCTTGAGTAGAAGAGGGGTGATAATGAACACAACTCTTTGTGCTATGTGCGAGTTACAGGAGGAAACATGCCAACATATTTTCTTAGAATGTAATGTTGCTCAGAGGGTGTGGGTGTTAAGTCTTAGATGGATCGACATTGTGTATGTCCAGCATAATATCATTTTAGCTCACTTTGAAAGTTTTTATCTACCCCAACTTAGTAGTAGACAAAATCTCTTATGGAAAGGAGTGTGGGAAACTATAGTGGCATGTTTATGGGAGCAAAGGAACTTTGTTGACTTTAGCCAAGGGAAAATAGATGTGGAGGAGATTTTTCAGAAAGTCCAGCTTAAATCCTGGCAGTGGTTAAAGCACACGGGCCCCTCTTTTAGTTGTTCTTTTTCAGATTGGGTGTTTAATCCCCTTGTCTGCATAAGAAGCTACAAATAAATGGGGGAGGATGATGGTTGAGGGGGCGAGGTTGAGGACGTGAGGACATATGTACGCTTTGTGGTGTATAAAGAAGAGTCCCTGGCTGCAGGTACTGTGATGGTTGTTAAGCAGCCTTTTGAATTGTCTCAGGTAGAGGAAAACATAAGTGAAGGTTGAAAAGTTAGTGTGGCCAGCGTGATCTGTCTCGGCTTGGAACAAAGTATGGCGGAGTTTTGTATGTAAAGGAGGTTTGTTTCTGTGGTTTAGGAGAGCAACAATTGGTCTTGTTAAGCTTAGTTTAATCTAAAGCAGTTTGCTATTTTGGCTAGACTGTTGGAGGGCTACTTTATACCAATATTTGTACCAATTGTGGATGGCATAGCCACTGGTTTGTATACATGCTCTTGGCTTTTTGAAGACAGCAAACATAGTTGGAAAAGAGCTAAATGTTGTGGTCAGGGGAATGGGATGGGTGAGCAGAGTTCTTTTACAACCCACAGTATGGTGCAGGGTGGGAGTGGAGTGTTCTTATGCACTAAAGGGTGAAGAAATGAACTTTCTCTATTGTATGGAGACCAAGGCTGATGCAAAATATGTGGCTGTTAAAAGAATGGCAAAACTGCTGTGGTTTTGTGGTTGATTAGCTGGGGTATGTGGTCGGTGATGGACCAATTTGTGAGGATCTTGATGGCCAACACCTACGGATGAGGTCATATTCACACTAGCGAAGAAGAATATCCGGTTAACATAGCAGGTGTAGTGGGGCGAATTGGTTCTTTTTAGGAGGGACCACCGTGTGGAGGGTGAGGCTGATGCAAGGGGAAGATGTTGTACTGCCAGCCGTAGGGAGTTGGTTATGTTATGGTGGGAAGTTTTCGTTTGGCAACAATTAGAAAGGAAGCAGGGTGCTTGGTACATGTTGAAGTGTTGCTGCCACAAGCCTTGTTAGTGGTTGCTGCTGATGGCAGTTGCTAATCCAGGGTGCAATCAAGACCTTTGCAAGACCAAACGTATGCAAAAGGAAGCAAGAGGTTGTGGAACCTGTCTAGTAGAGGCGGTGGGGGTTGGTTTATTGACACCTGGGCTCTTCATGACGTTCTTAAGAAGTAGGAAGCTTAGTCACGTTGAGAATTGCAGTGTGCTTTTCTACTGGCCTATGTGTATACCTATACCCTGTGATTGGTTCCCCTCTAGCTGAAACCACCTAGTGTTAAGTGTTTTTTACctctgttttgttttgttgttagcTTAACTATAGAGTGgtcttgtataagggttgggacaccccttaaGTGTTTCTCTGttattctattaatttattgctgataaaaaaaaatcttattttatttattgttgataaaaaaaaataagtgcaaTTGGTATATATGACATATttatcaacatttttttaatattttttttatcagcaaataataaataataaaatgagacatTTCAGGGTATCTCAACTCCTATACAAAACACCCAAAATTAGTTTCCTAACATCCTACCAACACAAGATCCAACAAATAATACACTACAAACCAA harbors:
- the LOC137822469 gene encoding uncharacterized protein, which encodes MGKAGSNKLLHGMSDPGTWCAFGRIRGLTTKSVETAQHLFLDCTFAYRVWTLCSIWIGVLGAYNKDICNHFLNFHLSNLSEKQNQVWKGVWVAILRCIWEHRNNVIFRQGIPDHEEAFQAAQLMSWLWLKHREGSFSYAFSDWILNPIQCMLCVR